From Melitaea cinxia chromosome 23, ilMelCinx1.1, whole genome shotgun sequence, the proteins below share one genomic window:
- the LOC123665139 gene encoding uncharacterized protein LOC123665139 translates to MSYPPPYGPPPPNDNLGWQVPSNPPYPTSDYGLISQPQPPMPIYVPSVIVPVPVASQMPQVQIPQMPTMPQIPTMSQVPQVPPIVPMPQIPQSNQSQSTYVRNIHHGQLSGSEEFQVTGYPEEYDWVLTTPTTATNLAGRAVVGGKDSWDGSPLWVIRGWHRGNLMPGSLSLRKNKAYVTHDGNEVSIGNIEVLCAKPDYLKWLPAANGNVPPGAVVGGKTTTGEPLYVGRAIHQLSVIPGKIHPAHGTCYVGFGGTEVACSHYDVLCRLS, encoded by the coding sequence ATGAGTTATCCACCTCCCTACGGACCACCGCCACCAAACGATAACTTAGGATGGCAAGTGCCTTCAAATCCACCATATCCAACATCAGATTATGGACTAATTTCTCAACCACAACCTCCTATGCCAATCTACGTTCCTTCCGTAATAGTTCCTGTTCCTGTTGCATCACAAATGCCTCAGGTACAGATACCACAAATGCCGACGATGCCTCAGATACCAACGATGTCACAAGTGCCACAGGTACCACCAATAGTGCCAATGCCACAAATCCCGCAATCAAATCAGAGCCAATCCACATACGTCAGAAACATCCACCATGGCCAACTATCAGGGTCAGAAGAATTTCAAGTAACGGGATACCCTGAAGAATATGACTGGGTTTTGACAACTCCAACCACAGCGACAAATCTTGCTGGTAGGGCTGTGGTGGGTGGCAAGGATAGTTGGGACGGAAGCCCTTTGTGGGTGATACGTGGTTGGCACAGAGGAAATTTAATGCCAGGGAGCCTATCTTTAAGGAAAAATAAAGCATATGTAACGCACGATGGTAACGAGGTATCAATAGGTAACATTGAAGTGCTGTGTGCAAAGCCTGATTATCTGAAATGGTTGCCAGCGGCAAATGGTAATGTTCCACCTGGAGCTGTTGTTGGTGGAAAAACAACAACCGGAGAACCTCTGTATGTTGGAAGAGCAATACACCAGTTGTCAGTAATACCCGGTAAAATACATCCTGCGCATGGAACGTGTTACGTCGGATTTGGGGGTACCGAAGTTGCTTGTAGTCATTATGACGTGCTTTGCAGGCTAAGTTGA
- the LOC123665219 gene encoding uncharacterized protein LOC123665219 → MSYPPPYGPPYGQPGWQPPPNPYPYPPPDYGQVTQPQPPMPIYIPGTVMVPVPVVPPQMPQMPQPEPSQPSYVTNYIYHGQTSGAEQVQISESAGDFDWVPSTSTTASHLTGRAVVGGREGWDGSPLWVIRSWHNGDLIPGKLSVRHNSASVMFNGKEIPVQNIEVLCARPDKLRWVPSSNGNVPPGAIIGGKTSTGETLYVGRARHQLSITPGKVHPTHKTCYIGFGGAEVAYNIYDVLCRL, encoded by the coding sequence ATGAGTTATCCACCGCCCTACGGACCGCCATACGGTCAACCAGGATGGCAGCCGCCTCCCAATCCCTATCCATATCCCCCTCCAGATTACGGGCAAGTCACTCAACCACAACCTCCTATGCCGATCTACATTCCTGGTACAGTGATGGTACCGGTTCCTGTGGTGCCACCACAGATGCCCCAAATGCCACAACCAGAGCCGAGCCAACCCTCATACGTCACTAACTACATCTACCATGGACAAACGTCAGGGGCAGAACAGGTCCAGATATCAGAATCCGCCGGAGATTTCGACTGGGTGCCATCGACTTCAACTACTGCAAGTCATCTAACCGGCAGAGCGGTAGTGGGAGGCAGGGAAGGTTGGGATGGAAGCCCTTTATGGGTGATAAGATCTTGGCATAACGGTGATTTGATACCTGGGAAACTCTCAGTGAGACACAATTCTGCATCAGTGATGTTTAATGGCAAGGAGATTCCGGTCCAAAATATTGAGGTACTTTGTGCCCGGCCAGATAAATTGAGATGGGTGCCTTCTTCGAATGGAAATGTTCCACCTGGAGCTATAATCGGAGGAAAGACATCGACTGGAGAAACTCTGTACGTCGGCAGAGCAAGACACCAGCTGTCTATTACACCTGGCAAAGTACATCCGACACACAAAACCTGTTATATTGGATTTGGGGGCGCTGAAGTTGCTTATAACATATATGATGTACTTTGCAGGCTTTGA